The DNA sequence ACCGTGACGGCGACCGCGTGGACGCCCGTGTCCATCCGTGCTTCGTCCCGAACACGAACTTGCTCTCTAACGTGAACGGCGTCATCAACGCTGTTTACCTCAAGTGCGACAACCTCGGCGAAACGGTCCAGACCGGTGCCGGTGCAGGCCGCCTCCCGACCGCATCTGCAGTCGTGGCAGACCTCGTGTCCCTCGCTCGTTCTACCGACCAGGGCAGCCGCAAGGCACTCCCGATGGGCTGGTTCAATGTCGAAAACTCTGCAACGCTCGTTCCTATCTCTGAAACTAGCGCCCGCTACTACCTCCGCTTCACATCCCGTGACGCTTGCGGTGTGCTCGCCAAGATCACGAAGATCCTTGCAGACAACAACATCTCTATCGAAACGATTATCCAGAAGAACGTGAACGACCCGGGCAAGGTGTCCATCGTCGTCATTACGGAAAAGACTCTCGATAGCAAGCTCTCCAAGGCTGTCGATGCTGTGAACTCTCTCTCCGAAATCGTTGAGAAGAGCCAGGTCATCCGCTTCCTCGCTTAATTAAAGTTAAAGGTCGTATATGATTCGCGCAACTACTATGGAACGAATTCTTTTAATCCTCTCGGATTTTGCCGCTTTGTCGATTTGTTTCGCCTTGGCGTTTTGGGTTCAGTTCCATAGTGGCCTTATCGTAGACAAGTTCGACCCGACCAAGACATTCGAAAGCTATTGGCAGTTCGGACTCGTCTTGAATATCGGGTGGCTGACCTTGTTTGCTTTTGCCGGATTGTATCGCTCCTGGCTTTTGTTATCAAGAACGCATCAGGTTTTACGAGTCCTCCGTGCAGTCGTAATCGGTGTGGTCCTGATAATTGTTTGTCTTTTCGGTGCTGAATTCATGGGGAAGGTCTTCACGAATCAACCGCTCAGCGAAGGCTATCTCTATGGATCTCGGTTCCCGTGGATATTTATATATGGCGGTTTAGCCATTTTGCTCGTTGGCTTGTTCCGCATGTTCATCTATATCTTCTTGCGGGCGTTGCTCCGTAAGGGCTATGGGGCGAACAACATCCTTGTGCTTGGTGCTACGGAAGCGGGCCGAAAGATTGCAGAAGATTTGGCAAGGACTCCTGCACGCGGTCAGCGCGTTGTAGGCTTTGTCGATGAACGCTACCAGGTCTTGCCGAAAAAGTTTGCGAAGGTCCCGGTTCTCGGTAAGTATTCCGATTTGCCTGCACTTGTCAAGAAGTACAAGGTCAGCGGCATTATCATTGCGCACGAAAGTACTTCTCCGCAAGAGATTATGCGCGTGCTCGTCTGGATTTGCGAACTCCCGCTCCATATTTACATTGTTCCTGAACTTTATAGCGTCGTGAATGGCCGCTTCAAG is a window from the Fibrobacter sp. UWB4 genome containing:
- a CDS encoding sugar transferase yields the protein MERILLILSDFAALSICFALAFWVQFHSGLIVDKFDPTKTFESYWQFGLVLNIGWLTLFAFAGLYRSWLLLSRTHQVLRVLRAVVIGVVLIIVCLFGAEFMGKVFTNQPLSEGYLYGSRFPWIFIYGGLAILLVGLFRMFIYIFLRALLRKGYGANNILVLGATEAGRKIAEDLARTPARGQRVVGFVDERYQVLPKKFAKVPVLGKYSDLPALVKKYKVSGIIIAHESTSPQEIMRVLVWICELPLHIYIVPELYSVVNGRFKANLVYGFELQELFAFTMPPWQVRVKRIIDIAFGLFLGLLSLPVCLFAAIAIKLDDHGPVFYSQERIGLYGKPFTVYKFRTMRTDAEKFGAQWATKKDPRITRIGRFLRKTRIDELPQILCVLKGDMSMVGPRPERAVFIGKLREQIPFYISRLKMKPGLTGWAQVCHHYDTSIEDVQIKLQYDMYYYENMSLLLDFQILVRTVYVVLTGKGAQ